The genomic interval AAAAGTTATCCAAATTAAGAGGGTATTTGCCTAAACATTTCTCTTTTAACGTAGATGCTGGTCGTTGTGAAACTTGTAGCGGTGAAGGTTCGATTAATGTCGAAATGGTTTTTATGGCCGATGTACAATTGCCATGTGAAACATGCAGTGGAAAACGTTTTAAGAAAGAGGTCTTAGAAGTGCAATTTGAAGGTAAGAACATTCATGATATTTTGACCCTAACAATCGACGATGCAGTTGCTTTTTTTGAAAAAAACAAACAAGCAAAAATCACTCAAAAACTAAAACCACTTCAAGATGTGGGATTAGGTTATGTGCAATTAGGACAATCCTCTTCTACTTTATCTGGTGGTGAAGCTCAACGAATCAAACTCGCTTCTTTCTTGGTTAAAGGCGCCACAAAAGAGAAAGCACTATTCGTGTTTGACGAACCTACAACAGGTCTGCATTTTCATGATATTAAGAAACTCATGGCTTCTTTTGATGCCTTAATCGAAAAAGGACATTCGATTTTAGTGATTGAACATAACCTCGACCTAATCAAATGTGCCGATTATATTATTGATTTAGGCCCTGAAGGTGGTGAAAACGGTGGTCAATTATTGGCTGAAGGAACTCCAGAAGAAATCATAAAAAATAAAAAATCAGTCACTGCAAAGTATTTGAAAGAAAAATTAATATCGAAATAATGAACTACAAAGCAGTAATTTTTGACTTGGACGGAACCTTAGTTAATTCTCTAGAAGATATCGGTAATGCGGCCAACATCGTATTAAAAAATAGTAATTACCCTACCCATGATTACGAGGCTTATAATTTTTTCATTGGCAGTGGACTAAGAACTACCGTTGCTAGAGCACTGCCCGAACTTGCCAAAAATGAGGCCGAGATTGATCGTTGCTATAACGAAATGATGGCTATTTATAGTCGTGATTGCACGCTGTCAACAAAGCCATTTGACGGAATTACTCAAATGCTTGACCAATTGAAAGCCCGCGGTTTAAAGTTGGCAGTGCTTTCAAATAAATCAGATGATTTGACAAAAAAAATTGCAACTGCTATATTCCCGAACTACTTTGAAATTATTCAAGGACTAAGCGTAGAAGAATTTAAAAAACCAAACCCAACAGTAGCCTTACAAATGGCTGAAAAACTGGGTGCTCATCCAAACGAAGTTGTGTATGTTGGCGATAGCGGAGTTGATATGGAAACGGCGGTCAATGCACAATTCTATGCCGTGGGAGTGCTTTGGGGATTTAGACCTAAAGAAGAATTAGTGGCGACTGGAGCGCAATCACTGATTGAACATCCACAAGAATTAATGAAGTTGTTCTAATCCTATAGTACCTTAAAAACATTTATTTTTTTCTAACTAAACCTCGTTACTCTTATAGTGCAGGGATTTGTTGTACTAGGAACTGACAGTCTGGATGGATCAATTGCGAATAAAACTGCCATTGATTAAATTCTTCAAAATCATCTTAATCTAGCAACAAACTCTTTGAGGTGCAACCGAAATCCAAATAGAGTCCCTAGTCTATAACTCTATTGGAGTTCAACAAAGTACTTTTTACCACTTACTACTTTAGCTACAAAATATCTTTCAAAAAACTACAAAATTGGTTCATCACTACAAATCAAAATAATATTTATTTTTTTAATAAAGAAAAAAGAATACTTTAGTACGAATAATCATAAAATATTTTAATTCATCATTTCCTTTATTATGAAAAAATGGTTTGTTTTAAGCTTTTCACTACTCTTCGCTACTCATCTTCAATCACAAGTCCTTCTTGAAAATCAAGATGTAGAAGAAATAAAAGAAGAAGAAAATAATTCTTCATTTTATACCGCCGGAGAATTATCAAAATTTAAAGTTATCGATATCCAAGGAACACCATTACTTTCTAAAAAAACCAGCCATATAGAATCTTTTTATCCTACGGGAGAAAAAAAAACAGATTGTTCTTATAAAAATGGTGTTTTAGATGGTATTTCAAGACAATTTTATAAAAGTGGAAAAACAGAAGTAGAATGGGTTAACAAAAATGGCGTTTTATTAAGTAACACTGGTTTTTATGAAAGTGGTGAATTAAAATATGATAGTAAGTACGTAAATGGTATCACCGATGGTTTTTCTAATCAATACTACGTAAATGGTCAAATAGAGATGGAACGCCTTTTCGAAAAAGGCAAACAAGTAAATGCAATTAGCTATTATGATACAGGGGAGAAGAAAAATGAATACTTGTTTGAAAATGGAAAAAAAAATGGCCTAACAAGAAAATATTATAAAAGCGGAAAAATCGAACAAGAATGGCTCTATGAAAATGATTTGATTGTAAATTTCAAAGCATATTATGAAACTGGAGAAAAGAAAACTGAATACTTCTACAAAAACGGACGTGTTAACGGAATTGCAAAACAATATAACCAAACCGGAAAAACAACCTACAATTCAATCTATGACAATGGTATACTAATTTCCACAAATGGTTTTTACGATACTGGTGAAATTAAAATCCAACATCCATATAGCGAGGGAAAAAGACACGGCACCAGTAAGCAATTTTATAAAAATGGAAAAAAAGAATATGAGTGGACCTATGAAAATGGAATTTTAATTTCTGGAATAGGCCTTTATGATACTGGTGAAAAAAGAATTCAGCATGCATATACTGACGGAAAAAGAAATGGAAGCAGTAAGCAATATTATAAAAGTGGAAAATTAGAATATGATTGGATGTACCAAACCGGCATAATAGTCGGGTTAAAAACTTATTATGAAACAGGAGAACTAAAATGCAAATACCCCTATCAAAATGGTATAAAAGAAGGTGTTGCTGAACAGTATTATAAAAATGGGAAACTAGAATTAGAGAAAAACTATTCTAAAGGAAAATTAGAAAGAACCATCGGTTTTTATGAAACTGGAGAAAAAAAGCTAGAATCTAATAATGAGGAAGGAATCGGCAAACGTTTTAGTAAAAGCGGTCGATTAGAAAGCGAATTATTTATTGTAGATGCTCAAACTCAAATTGTAAAATCATACTACGAAAATGGGAAAGTAAATTATTTACATAATTTAGAAGACCATAAAAAAAACGGACTATCGTATAAATATTATCGAAACGGAAAAAAAGAAACGGATTTACTTTATGAAAAAGGAGTTTTACTACGTTCAACTGATTTTTACGAAACAGGTCAAAAAAGTTCTCAAAAAATATATAAAAACAATAAATTAATTGATGTTACATTTTTCTATCAAAATGGAACAAAAATCATGACGAAATAACAAGATAACATTACTTATTAGCTTCAAATCAATCCTGTCCTAAATAAAATTGAAGCATACTAAAGCCGACCATTTCATTGAGTTTAGGTAATGAAATCGTAGTTTTTTAAAACAGAACCCCTTGTATGTAATCAGGAGGAGGTTCTATATGCTCTTCAAATGGTTTATCTAACCATTTTTGCAAGTCAATTTTAACAAAAAGATTCAATCTGATGAAAGCTACTAGATTGGACAAGTACCAATCAAATTTTGATTGTGCTTTTAAAGCTTTTAGAATTAAAATGGTAATCAAAGCTGTCCATATTTGAATCATAACTGCATTTTCAGATGTTCCTATAAATGATTTGATATGCAGTAACTGTTTAATGTCTCTAAAAAAGATTTCCACTTGCCATCTACTCTTGTATAATTCACCAATAGTATTGGGGGACCAATGAAATTGATTAGTAATCAGCTCGATTACTTGTCCATTTTCATCATTCCATACAGATACTCTTCTTAACTTATTTGGGGCTTTTAATTTTGAAGGGGCTTTTTTTAATTCGATAATTTCATCTTTGATAATATGGTGATGACGATTTTCGGGTAACTCATTTTCTTTGACTGTTGTGAATTGCAAATTTTCCTTATGTCTAATTACAAAAAACACCTCATTGCTGTCCCAAATATTTAATAGTGAGAAATCATTATAAAATCTATCAGCAACAATCACACTGCCCTTTAATAGAAGAATCTCGTAAGCCCCTTTGTTATCTGTCGTTTTACCATTAGTGATGTTAATATAAGCTGGGAGATTACCATCAAAATCAAGTAGTGTGTGCATTTTTACAGCTCCTTTGGCTCTCTTATATTTTGCCCAATCAAACAAACTTAGACACAAACTTATTGTAGTTGAATCTAGTAAAAAAATCTTTGACTTAATTCTAAATTTAACTTGCTTAAATCTAGGATGCTGTCCTAAACTTTGCAGCAGTTCAAAATAATAATCTCTAAAAAGTTCGTGAGAGCGATTTTTGTTTTGATAACTTATCGAAGACTTTGATGGAGCTTTATTTATTCCAAGATGATTTAGGTTCCCTGATGCCGATCGAAGTCCATTGCTAATATCTCGAACAGACTGACTCTTTGCAAATTGACAAAAAAGCATGGAAACTAAGTGATTCCAGCTGTTGAATCCTTTATTATGCTTGTCTGTTTCTTTCTTGGAAACTATTTTATTGAATTTCGAACGGTCTAACTTTGAGATTATTTGAGAAAACAGCGTTATATTTGCCATAAGAGGGCGGGTTTTTGTTGTGCAACTCAAAGATAATTTGAGGTACAAAATTCAACCCTCTTTTTTGTACTTATTTTTTAAACGTTTAGGACGCTATTGATATTTTATCTAGAAAAACCCATTTCCTGCTCTTGATTGCTTAAATTTATAAGTCTCACTATTCTAAATGCAATAATCTATGAAGATACTACTAACTGGAGCCACGGGATACATTGGAAAAAGAATATTACCCACATTGATTGAAGCAGGTCATGAAGTGGTTTGCTGTGTGCGTGACACTAAAAGGTTTCATCCTCCAACTTCTATTCAGGATAAAATTACTATTATAGAAATCGACCTTTTAGACAAAAAATCATTAGAACGAATTCCAACAGACATAGATGGAGCTTATTATCTAGTACATTCTATGGCTGCTTCTTCAGATTATGAAGAAATGGAGCAGGAATCAGCAATCAACTTCCGCAATGCTTTAGCCAATACTAATGTTCAACATTTGGTTTATTTGAGTGGTATTGTAAACGAATCCGAATTGTCTTCTCATTTAACTTCTCGAAAAAATGTGGAGGAATTACTTTCTAAAGGAAATTATCATTTTACCGCTTTACGAGCAGGTATAATTATTGGTTCTGGAAGTGCTTCATTTGAAATTATCCGTGATTTGGTAGAAAAACTTCCAATAATGATTGCTCCAAAATGGTTAAAAACTAAATGCCAACCCATTGGTGTAACTGATGTAATCTCATTTTTGACCCAAACTATATTCCATCCTAAAACCTTCGACAAAAATTTTGATATCGGTGGACCTGATATTCTTACGTACAAAGAGATGTTATTGGAATTTGCCCATGTTCGCCATTTAAAACGAACTATTATAATTGTCCCTGTAATGACGCCTAAGCTTTCGTCCTATTGGCTGTATTTTGTAACCTCTACAACTTATAAATTAGCTGCCGCCTTAGTGGATAGTATGAAAGTGGAAGTAATTTGCCGAAATCACGACCTCAATACCATTTTAGAAATAAAACCACTTGGCTATCGAGAATCTTTAGAGAAAGCATTCCTTAAAATTGATAGCAACTCCATTGTTTCTAGTTGGAAAGATGCTTATATCAGTAGTGGAATTAACATTACAATTTCCGATTTCATCAATGTTCCTTCTCATGGATGTTTTATAGATAACCGAGAAAAAGTAATTAAAAACAGAGACGCCTGCATTGAAAAGATCTGGAGTATCGGCGGCACAAACGGCTGGTATTATGGTAATTGGCTCTGGAAATCAAGAGGTTTTATGGATAAATTAGTTGGAGGTGTAGGACTGCGCCGTGGTCGTACCAATAAAAACTCACTCAATGTAGGAGATGCATTGGACTTTTGGCGAATATTATATGCCAATAAGACTGAAGGTCGACTATTGCTATATGCCGAAATGAAATTACCTGGTGAAGCTTGGCTTGAATTCAAAATCAAAGAAAACAAACTGGTTCAAACAGCTACTTTCAGACCTTTAGGACTGTTGGGAAGATTGTATTGGTACGCTGTTCTTCCCTTTCATGGATTTATTTTCAAAGGCATGCTCGATGCACTTACAGAAGACGTTTAAATACTATGTAAGATCCTTAATTACAGGATATTACAAAAAAAAACTTAATCCAATAACTACTATTTTTTGATTTTTTTCAAAAGTCCATCAATCACCCCATTAATTTCGGGTGAAATGGTGAATTTATAGTTAAGATAAAGATAAACCACGGTTACAATCATAGATTTCAATGCAATTGCAATCAATGGATACATTGGGAATTCCCAAAAATAAAACGCCATAAAAACCATTGTTGTTAATACAATTGAATAAATAGTTTGTTTTGTAAAAGGATACAAATGCATGCGTTTGACCACAAATAATAATTTAGCCAAACTATATAACGTAATTGATAATAAGGTCGCAAAAGCAGATCCAATGATCCCATAACGTGGAATAAAAAACATATTAAGTGCTATTGTCAAGAATACTAAGAGCAATCCTAAAAACAACACCATGCGGTAATATTTAGAATTGAAAATAATAGCATTATTATTCCCTAAAATCAAATCAAAATACTTAGAAAGTCCAATCATAAATACTACGATTATACCTCCACTATATTCTTTAGGTACCAACTCATATAGTTGATCGATATTGACAAAAATGCATAGCATCACAAAACCACCAACTACCTGAAGGTTTATCGACGTTTTTTTATACAAATCATTTAACTGATCATGTTTGTCTTCGTGCATTAATTTGGCCGTAATGGGATATACAATTTGGTGCATCGCACGGCTAGGAACTGAGATAACTAAAGCAATATAAGTCGCGACAGAGTAATAAGCAATGTTATCAATCAGCATGTATTGATTCAACATAATTTTGTCTCCATCCAAAAGTAGATTAGCCACACTCCCCGACAGAATAATATAAAACGTATATTCTAAAATTTCTTTTACATTTTGAGGAATAGAAAACTGAAAATTAGGCTGTTTGATTCGGAAGGCATACCACATGGTTACAATTAGTGCAAGAAAATAAATAGCACCTGTAATATAAACAAAGTCAACCACCGTCAACCAATTAAAATAAACGCCAATCAATGCTAAAAGCGAAAAAATACGCAAACCTACTTCTTTGATAAAATTCCCAAAAACCGAATGCATATGCACTCTTGCCCAAGCATAAAAAATTTCGAAATAAGCCATACAAAGACCTATAAATGGAATTAACCAGATGAATTCTTTGACTACTGGATTTTTCTTGGAAACAAAATAAATAATATCATCATAATAATACAAGCCTATTAGCCCTAGTGGAATACATAATAGTATGGGGAATAAAACAGTAAAGGACAAAAATCGTTCTCTCTCTTCTTCTGTTTTATATTGTGAATAATATTTAACAAGGGTGTTTTGCATCCCAATGGCAAATAACGGCATAATCACATTCGCCGCCGAAAGAATATAATTAGCAACAGCATAATAAGTAGCACCCAGAAAAACCGGGTACAAATACAAAGTATTAATAGCGCCTACACCAAAACCTAAATAGGTAATTACAGTGTTCTTTAATGATTGATTTAATACTATTCCCATTCTTTATTGTTACGAGACACGAAACTATCTCTTTATATTATTGATTTAGAATTGCAACCAAATCCTTGGTTAGATTCTTCCTAGAATACTTTTGTAATCCAATACCGTGTGATTGTAGCTTCCCTTCTAAAAACTGATTATAATAGGCTGAAATTTGGTTTTTCAACTTTTCTTTTTCGGTATAGGTAAAGAATACTCCAGTATTAGTTCCGGTAATAATTTCTGAAAAATCAGAATCATGAGGGCCTATTGCAAGTATCGGACGATTAGAAACCATGTACTCAAACAATTTTCCTGGAATAATACTTTTGGTATCTTCTGAGTCAATTTCGACGAGCAACAAAACTTGTGATTTTTTTTGATGAGCAATTGCTTCTTCATGAGAAACATAGCCTAAATTATTCAAATAATTATTCAATCCAAATTGCGAAATGGTTTCCAAAACTTCTTGACTAACCGCACCAATCAACTTGATTTCAAGGTTCTCTTTAAAACTTGAAATTTCTGTAATCAGTTCCACCAAACTTTCCCATAAAATAGCTGGATTCCTTTCTGATAAAAAAGAACCAATGTGCGCCAAACTAAATTTGTTATCTAAAACTTGATTCCCAACTGGTTCCACATCATAGCCATTTGTAATTACTTGAATTGGTTTTGAAGTAATGGCTTGAAATTCGATTTTAGTCGTTTTACTGGTTACAATAATTGTATCGGCCGAGTTCAAAACTTTATATTCTAATTTTTTGTGCTTATTTGCAGCAAAATCAGACAATCGTAGGGATTTATGATATCCTATGGTTGTCCAAGGATCACGGAAATCAGCAAACCATTTTACGCTTAATTTTTGCTTCAAAGCCAAACCTATTAAATGCAAACTATGTGGTGGCCCCGAAGTGATTATTATATCAATATTATTTTCCTGAATATATTTTTCTAAATAAGCCACAGAAGGTTTAACCCAATATTTACGAGCATCAGGAATGAAAAGATTCCCGCGAATCCAAAGAAATACTTTATCTAAAGTACTTTGTTTCTTCTTATTAGGAATAATTCCCGAACTGATCTTTTTGGTTTTGTTTTTAGAAAAAAAAGAAGCCAATTGATAAGGTTCAAAAATAGGTTGTTTTAAGACTATAGCCTTTTCTGAAACTTCGTTAACTAACTTTTGGTCAACAATAGGATACGTTGGGTTTTCAGGAACATACACAACAGGCTGTATTCCAAATTCCGGTAAATACTTCACAAACTTTAACCAACGTTGTACGCCTGGTCCTCCCGCTGGTGGCCAATAATAAGTAATGATAAGTACCTTTTTAAGTCCATTATCCTCCAAAATTATTTTATCCAAAGAGGTGTTTTCCATCTTATTCATTTCCCTCTTTCGGAGTTATGAGTCGTTTTCGTTCCAAATAAATTCCGCCAATCAATAACCCAAAAATAAACACATAACTAATTAAGGTAATAACACTTCCTGTTTTGATGACTTGCGGCTCAAATTTAAATTCGATAGTATGTTTTCCTGGTGGAACCATCATTGCTCTAAGCACATAATTCACTGGAAAATGCTCGGTTAATTCACCATCAACATATGCATTCCAGCCTTTTTCATAATATATTTCAGAGAAAACAGCTAAACCTTCTTTTTTTGTATCCGTAGTATATTTTAAATAATTGGGTTTATAGATATTCAATTGAATAGTTCCCGTGGTATCCAAATTTCTTTTTAAACGAGCATTTTTAAATTTATCCCCGTAGATTTGAATATTAAAAATAGCAGCCGATTTGGTGTTAAACTTCTCTAATGATTTCATTTCGTCATTTGCTTTATTCACTAGTATCACATCGTGAACAAACCAGGCGTTTCCATTGGCATTAGGGTTAATCGTTGGAAATTCCTTCCCTTCTTTATCGGTTTGAATAATGTATTTTACATTCAACATATCCAAAACCTCCATATTATTTTTGGAAATTTGGTAGTCAAATAATTGCTGTACCCTTCTTGGTTTAGCAGCATGATACCCGCCAATCGATTTATGAAAATAGGACGCTCTAGCGCTAGAGAAATTCCCATTAACTTCAAACACTCTGAAGTGTGTAGTATCTTTTAGAATTTCAGTATCCGAAGGCGTTTCTTGAAAAGGAACAGCCACTTCTCTACCGCTAACGAAATCATTTCCATCGACATATCTTTTGTCTACAAAAAACAAATCAGAGACCATAAATAGACCTACTAAAATAATAGCGGTATTTTGAGCTAATTTGTTTTTGATAAAGAACCACAAAACAGCTGAAACTGCCACGATAAAGAAACCTGAACGCAATAAATCAGCACTATACATACTCATTCTGTCCGCTTTTAAGGCATCCACAAATTCGGGTCCATAAGATTGCATAAAATAAGCATCGCTACCTCCTGAAAAATGGAACATCTCTTTGCATAAAAACAAAATAACAACAAGGCCTAATGACAAAGCTCCCGCCTTAATCAATGCTTTTTGTTGTTCCGGTTTTTCCAAACCAAAAAACGATTGTAATCCCATAATAGCTAAAACAGGAAAACACAATTCTAAAATTACTTGAATAGAAGATACGGCTCTAAATTTATTGTACATAGGTACAAAGTCAATAAAAAAGTCCGTTAAAAGGGGGAAGTTTTTACCCCAAGAAAGTATCAAAGCTACTATAGCTCCAGAGAGGAAAACGTATTTAATTTTTCGTTCATCAATAAATAAAGCTAAAATAGCCAAAAAGAAAACCACTATTCCAATATATGCTGGAGCAGCCACAATCGGTTGATCTCCCCAATAAGTAGGCATACCTGAAACAAAATCAGCTGCTTGATTTTCAGGAACTCCTTTAGAAAGCATAAAATCATACATCTTGCTAGATGTCCCTACGTTTTCATTATTAGAACCTCCAAAAAGGCGTGGTGCAATCAAGTTAAAACTTTCTGACAAACCATAACTGTATTCTGTAATGTATTCTCTTGTAAGTGCACTTGAACCTGTATGAGCTGAACCGTCAGGATTGTACGTCAATTCGCTTTTTCCTCTAGTACTAAAACTTGCATATTCAGCTGTAGCTAACAAATTCGTGGCATTAGCCCCAATTCCTAAAACACCTGCAATTAACAATATTCCAAAGGATTGAAACAAGGTATTGGTTTCTTTATTTTTAATAGCCTGATAAGTAAAATAGCCTGACAATATCAGTAAGAAAATTAGAAGATAATAGGTCATTTGGAAGTGATTCGCATTAATTTCTAATGCGGTCGCAAACAAAGTAAGCAATCCACCAACAATATATTTATGACGGTAAACCAATAAAACCCCAGCAATAACTAGCGGCATATAGCCTATTGCATGTGCTTTAGCATTGTGTCCAACGCCCAAAATAATAATCAGGTAAGTTGAAAAACCAAAAGCTATGGATCCTATAAAAGCTTTTAACGGGTCTATTTTTAAAACTAATAACAAGCCATAAAAACCTAAAAAGTATAGAAATAAATAATCCGCAGGACGCGGTAAAAAACGAATTGCATCGTCAAGAGCTCCTATGTAGTCATGGGGGTATTTAGCCCCTAATTGATAGGTAGGCATCCCACCAAAAGCTGCGTCAGTCCAATAAGGTTCATGATGTTCTATTGCTCTAAAATCATTTTGCTCCTTGGCCATACCAGTATATTGAGCAATATCCGATTGAAAAATTTGTTTGCCTTGTAAAACAGGGTAAAAGTAAATGAGTGAAACAAGGACAAAACCAAAAACAGCAAGAGCGTGAGGGTAAAACTTATTAATAACTTTCAATTTTTAAGCGTTTTATAAAGGGTTAAATAGGACGTATTTGAGAGCAAATTTAATCTATTTCTTCATAATCCACATAATCCCCTACTTTTTTAGTTTCTTTAGGTTTTTTTGAGTCAGTAGGTTGATAGTAAATATCGCCACTAGATTGTGTTTTATTCCAAGAAGAGTCCTGCGCTTTTTGTTGGTTTTGTTCAAAGTTAGCACCTGCTTTTTCTACTACTTTTTTTAATACTAAAGGCAAAAATAATTTTACCAAAAATTTAAAAACATAGTAAAAAGCTATTATATAAAATAGTGTTCTTATAAAACCTATAAAAGAAGCTGTTTCCATAATCGATTATTTTTTTACAAAATTAACAAATCCTACGGTCAAAATTAAACTATGATTCTTAAATTAATAATAAAATATAGTACATTTGAAAAGCACAACGCTTGTAAATCCTAAAAAACAACATTATGTACCATTTCAAAACTGCAATCCTGATTGCTTTTCTACTGGCTCCATTTGTTCAGTACGCACAACATACTGATGAAATAAACTCCAATAGACCGGGTGAAACCATGTCCGCTTTTGCTGTTGGGAAGTCTGTCTTTCAAGTAGAATCTGGAATTTTCGGTATAAAAGAAAACCATAGTTTACTCAACTATGACACCAATGGTTTTGGACTAGACTTGACTTTTCGAATGGGTCTGTTTCACGAACAACTTGAATTCATTGCTGATTTACAATACCAATACCAAAATGTTGTAGATCATACCATTCAGTATAATAAATCTGCTTTAAAGCAAACTATTTTGGGAGCTAAGTTCTTAATTTATGATCCTTTCAAGGGGTATGATGAGAAAGTCAATGTATATAGCTGGAAAGCCAATCATTCTTTTAATTGGCACCAATTAATTCCGGCAGTCTCCCTTTTTGCAGGAGCCAATATTATATCTTCCAATAATCCCTATTATTTTTCACCTGATGCAGCCATTTCACCTAAAATAATGCTGATTACCCAAAACCATTTAGGAGACGGAAGATGGGTTTTAGTATCTAATATTATTTCTGATTATATTTTGACCGATTATCCTAGTTATGGTTATGTTTTAACGCTAACTAGAGGATTTAACGAAAAATGGTCGGGATTTATTGAAAATCAAGGCTACAAAAGCGACTTTTATAGTGACGCTATCGTACGTGGTGGAGCAGCTTATCTAGTTAATAAAAGCCTGCAAATCGATGCTTCCATAAGCAGCAGTTTAAAAACAACTCCTTCCATTTTATACGGCGGAATTGGTTTTTCTTGGAGATATGATGCCAACTATAAAGATGTTATAATTGATTTAGACAACGGCGATTCAAAAAAAGCAGTTCGAAAAGCAAAAAAAGTTAAGAAAGGATAATTCAAAATTTACTACATATACCAATGATTACCATACAAGAAGCAAAAACTAAAAAAGAATTAACCGCTTATATTAAATTTCCGTTTGAACTTTACAAAGACAATGATTTTTGGGTTCCGCCCATCATTGCAGACGAATTAGATACTTTTGACAAAACCACAAACCCCGCATTTGATAATGCCGAGGCTTATTTTTATGTGGCATATCAAAATAACAAAATAGTTGGTCGTATTGCAGCCATCATCAATTGGGAAGAAGTCAACAACCAACAAAAAAAGAAAGTCCGTTTTGGTTGGTTTGACGTCATTGATGATATCGAAATCACCAAAGCTTTACTCGAAAAGGTGTATGAACTCGGTCGCAAAAACGATCTAG from Flavobacterium ovatum carries:
- a CDS encoding DUF4834 family protein, whose amino-acid sequence is METASFIGFIRTLFYIIAFYYVFKFLVKLFLPLVLKKVVEKAGANFEQNQQKAQDSSWNKTQSSGDIYYQPTDSKKPKETKKVGDYVDYEEID
- a CDS encoding transporter, coding for MYHFKTAILIAFLLAPFVQYAQHTDEINSNRPGETMSAFAVGKSVFQVESGIFGIKENHSLLNYDTNGFGLDLTFRMGLFHEQLEFIADLQYQYQNVVDHTIQYNKSALKQTILGAKFLIYDPFKGYDEKVNVYSWKANHSFNWHQLIPAVSLFAGANIISSNNPYYFSPDAAISPKIMLITQNHLGDGRWVLVSNIISDYILTDYPSYGYVLTLTRGFNEKWSGFIENQGYKSDFYSDAIVRGGAAYLVNKSLQIDASISSSLKTTPSILYGGIGFSWRYDANYKDVIIDLDNGDSKKAVRKAKKVKKG
- a CDS encoding YfhO family protein, which translates into the protein MKVINKFYPHALAVFGFVLVSLIYFYPVLQGKQIFQSDIAQYTGMAKEQNDFRAIEHHEPYWTDAAFGGMPTYQLGAKYPHDYIGALDDAIRFLPRPADYLFLYFLGFYGLLLVLKIDPLKAFIGSIAFGFSTYLIIILGVGHNAKAHAIGYMPLVIAGVLLVYRHKYIVGGLLTLFATALEINANHFQMTYYLLIFLLILSGYFTYQAIKNKETNTLFQSFGILLIAGVLGIGANATNLLATAEYASFSTRGKSELTYNPDGSAHTGSSALTREYITEYSYGLSESFNLIAPRLFGGSNNENVGTSSKMYDFMLSKGVPENQAADFVSGMPTYWGDQPIVAAPAYIGIVVFFLAILALFIDERKIKYVFLSGAIVALILSWGKNFPLLTDFFIDFVPMYNKFRAVSSIQVILELCFPVLAIMGLQSFFGLEKPEQQKALIKAGALSLGLVVILFLCKEMFHFSGGSDAYFMQSYGPEFVDALKADRMSMYSADLLRSGFFIVAVSAVLWFFIKNKLAQNTAIILVGLFMVSDLFFVDKRYVDGNDFVSGREVAVPFQETPSDTEILKDTTHFRVFEVNGNFSSARASYFHKSIGGYHAAKPRRVQQLFDYQISKNNMEVLDMLNVKYIIQTDKEGKEFPTINPNANGNAWFVHDVILVNKANDEMKSLEKFNTKSAAIFNIQIYGDKFKNARLKRNLDTTGTIQLNIYKPNYLKYTTDTKKEGLAVFSEIYYEKGWNAYVDGELTEHFPVNYVLRAMMVPPGKHTIEFKFEPQVIKTGSVITLISYVFIFGLLIGGIYLERKRLITPKEGNE